The following proteins are encoded in a genomic region of Chelmon rostratus isolate fCheRos1 chromosome 3, fCheRos1.pri, whole genome shotgun sequence:
- the mgat3b gene encoding beta-1,4-mannosyl-glycoprotein 4-beta-N-acetylglucosaminyltransferase isoform X1, whose translation MSWLRGTWASLNLLKTPTSCLQLLCLMKMRRHRVFLLCTVGLCVISFLHYYKALHYVSLLRELSAPYPNIKSFIMVTGFFWREKGVATTPISPASPEEAPPLPVLHQLDSKARAMAVAVGGGGRGEGAGEGGGGGGMSPGIEGVVVGGVRIVGSAGLEMRLRDEPAPPHPWQKPQENQRGDTPNENIAEGNLKPRNPSHPAGPDLAEVPLVGKEHMELFGQEKLLDPVETMGDLHIRTHQLQDDETPYFVRTKAGALCFRQGTEVATPKEYSGKSGGAVVNGGGEGARAGTAGQRKPLEFQQQTSIAPRAKARTRGNGKRLVKCVCRPGWHGPYCGVPTMVYHSNLPTKERLTPRETPRRVINAINVNHEFDLLHVRFHELAQAVDLFIVCESNFTAYGEKRPLSFLRLLLNGTYDYIRHKILYVFLDHFPEGGRQDGWIADDYLRTFLTHNGMARVMGTRLDDVFVINDADEIPAHEGLLFLKLFDGWTEPFAIHMRKSLYGFFWKQFGSLEVVSGCTVGMLHDVYDGDGIKLRRREYYTMPGFRKYENDTGHILVQWSVGSPFHFAGWHCSWCFTPEGIYFKLVSAQNGDFPRWGDYEDKRDLNYIRDLIRTGGWFDGSLQEYPPVDPKEHMYAPKYMLEHYDRYHYLLENPYSKVSRPSEG comes from the exons ATGTCTTGGCTTAGAGGTACCTGGGCATCCCTGAATCTCCTGAAAACACCTACATCATGCCTGCAGTTACTCTGTTT GATGAAAATGCGGCGGCACAGGGTGTTCTTGCTGTGCACGGTGGGCCTGTGCGtcatctccttcctccactACTACAAGGCCCTCCACTACGTCTCCCTGCTGCGTGAGCTCTCCGCCCCGTACCCCAACATCAAGTCCTTCATCATGGTCACCGGCTTCTTTTGGAGAGAGAAGGGTGTGGCCACCACCCCAATCAGCCCCGCCTCCCCTGAAGAGGCCCCTCCGCTACCGGTTCTCCATCAGTTGGACAGCAAAGCTAGAGCCATGGCAGTTGCtgtgggaggaggtggaagggGAGAGggtgcaggagaaggaggaggaggaggagggatgagtCCAGGGATTGAGGGCGTCGTGGTTGGAGGTGTTAGAATCGTTGGCAGCGCAGGGCTAGAGATGAGGTTGAGGGACGAGCCAGCGCCCCCTCACCCCTGGCAGAAACCACAGGAGAACCAGCGGGGAGACACTCCGAATGAG AACATAGCTGAAGGTAACCTGAAGCCACGTAACCCCAGCCACCCTGCCGGGCCTGACCTCGCAGAGGTACCATTGGTTGGGAAAGAGCACATGGAGCTGTTTGGCCAGGAGAAATTGCTGGACCCTGTAGAAACTATGGGAGACCTCCACATCCGCACCCACCAGCTTCAAGATGATGAAACCCCTTACTTTGTCCGAACCAAAGCTGGAGCCCTTTGCTTCAGGCAGGGGACAGAGGTGGCCACCCCAAAGGAGTACTCTGGGAAATCAGGGGGGGCTGTGGTCAACGGGGGCGGGGAAGGTGCTCGAGCTGGGACTGCTGGGCAGCGGAAACCTCTGGAATTCCAGCAGCAGACCTCAATAGCTCCAAGAGCCAAGGCCAGGACCAGGGGCAACGGGAAGCGGCtggtcaagtgtgtgtgtcggcCAGGGTGGCACGGACCTTACTGTGGGGTTCCCACCATGGTGTACCACTCCAATTTGCCCACCAAGGAGCGGCTGACGCCCAGAGAGACCCCGCGGAGGGTCATCAACGCCATCAACGTTAACCACGAGTTTGACTTGTTGCATGTACGCTTTCATGAGCTCGCCCAAGCCGTTGATCTGTTCATCGTTTGTGAATCCAACTTTACTGCCTACGGAGAGAAACGGCCTCTGAG TTTCTTGCGGCTCCTCCTCAACGGTACGTACGACTACATACGTCACAAGATCCTGTACGTGTTCCTTGACCACTTCCCGGAGGGCGGTCGGCAGGACGGCTGGATCGCTGACGACTACTTGCGTACCTTCCTGACACACAACGGCATGGCCAGGGTGATGGGCACCAGATTGGACGACGTCTTCGTCATCAACGACGCAGATGAAATCCCAGCGCACGAGGGCCTTCTTTTCCTCAAGCTGTTCGATGGCTGGACAGAGCCTTTTGCCATCCACATGCGCAAG TCACTGTATGGATTTTTCTGGAAGCAGTTCGGCTCTCTAGAGGTGGTTTCAGGCTGCACGGTGGGGATGCTCCACGACGTCTACGACGGCGACGGTATCAAGCTCCGCCGTCGCGAATACTACACTATGCCGGGTTTCCGTAAGTACGAGAACGACACAGGCCACATCCTGGTGCAGTGGTCGGTGGGCAGCCCCTTCCACTTCGCCGGGTGGCACTGCTCCTGGTGCTTCACGCCCGAAGGGATCTACTTCAAGCTGGTGTCGGCGCAGAACGGAGACTTCCCGCGGTGGGGCGACTATGAGGACAAGCGTGACCTCAACTACATCCGCGATCTGATCAGGACCGGGGGCTGGTTCGATGGCTCCCTGCAGGAATATCCCCCTGTGGACCCCAAAGAGCACATGTACGCCCCCAAGTACATGTTGGAGCACTATGACAGGTACCACTACCTCCTGGAGAACCCTTACAGCAAAGTGTCCAGACCGAGTGAGGGATAG
- the mgat3b gene encoding beta-1,4-mannosyl-glycoprotein 4-beta-N-acetylglucosaminyltransferase isoform X3, with protein sequence MKMRRHRVFLLCTVGLCVISFLHYYKALHYVSLLRELSAPYPNIKSFIMVTGFFWREKGVATTPISPASPEEAPPLPVLHQLDSKARAMAVAVGGGGRGEGAGEGGGGGGMSPGIEGVVVGGVRIVGSAGLEMRLRDEPAPPHPWQKPQENQRGDTPNENIAEGNLKPRNPSHPAGPDLAEVPLVGKEHMELFGQEKLLDPVETMGDLHIRTHQLQDDETPYFVRTKAGALCFRQGTEVATPKEYSGKSGGAVVNGGGEGARAGTAGQRKPLEFQQQTSIAPRAKARTRGNGKRLVKCVCRPGWHGPYCGVPTMVYHSNLPTKERLTPRETPRRVINAINVNHEFDLLHVRFHELAQAVDLFIVCESNFTAYGEKRPLSFLRLLLNGTYDYIRHKILYVFLDHFPEGGRQDGWIADDYLRTFLTHNGMARVMGTRLDDVFVINDADEIPAHEGLLFLKLFDGWTEPFAIHMRKSLYGFFWKQFGSLEVVSGCTVGMLHDVYDGDGIKLRRREYYTMPGFRKYENDTGHILVQWSVGSPFHFAGWHCSWCFTPEGIYFKLVSAQNGDFPRWGDYEDKRDLNYIRDLIRTGGWFDGSLQEYPPVDPKEHMYAPKYMLEHYDRYHYLLENPYSKVSRPSEG encoded by the exons ATGAAAATGCGGCGGCACAGGGTGTTCTTGCTGTGCACGGTGGGCCTGTGCGtcatctccttcctccactACTACAAGGCCCTCCACTACGTCTCCCTGCTGCGTGAGCTCTCCGCCCCGTACCCCAACATCAAGTCCTTCATCATGGTCACCGGCTTCTTTTGGAGAGAGAAGGGTGTGGCCACCACCCCAATCAGCCCCGCCTCCCCTGAAGAGGCCCCTCCGCTACCGGTTCTCCATCAGTTGGACAGCAAAGCTAGAGCCATGGCAGTTGCtgtgggaggaggtggaagggGAGAGggtgcaggagaaggaggaggaggaggagggatgagtCCAGGGATTGAGGGCGTCGTGGTTGGAGGTGTTAGAATCGTTGGCAGCGCAGGGCTAGAGATGAGGTTGAGGGACGAGCCAGCGCCCCCTCACCCCTGGCAGAAACCACAGGAGAACCAGCGGGGAGACACTCCGAATGAG AACATAGCTGAAGGTAACCTGAAGCCACGTAACCCCAGCCACCCTGCCGGGCCTGACCTCGCAGAGGTACCATTGGTTGGGAAAGAGCACATGGAGCTGTTTGGCCAGGAGAAATTGCTGGACCCTGTAGAAACTATGGGAGACCTCCACATCCGCACCCACCAGCTTCAAGATGATGAAACCCCTTACTTTGTCCGAACCAAAGCTGGAGCCCTTTGCTTCAGGCAGGGGACAGAGGTGGCCACCCCAAAGGAGTACTCTGGGAAATCAGGGGGGGCTGTGGTCAACGGGGGCGGGGAAGGTGCTCGAGCTGGGACTGCTGGGCAGCGGAAACCTCTGGAATTCCAGCAGCAGACCTCAATAGCTCCAAGAGCCAAGGCCAGGACCAGGGGCAACGGGAAGCGGCtggtcaagtgtgtgtgtcggcCAGGGTGGCACGGACCTTACTGTGGGGTTCCCACCATGGTGTACCACTCCAATTTGCCCACCAAGGAGCGGCTGACGCCCAGAGAGACCCCGCGGAGGGTCATCAACGCCATCAACGTTAACCACGAGTTTGACTTGTTGCATGTACGCTTTCATGAGCTCGCCCAAGCCGTTGATCTGTTCATCGTTTGTGAATCCAACTTTACTGCCTACGGAGAGAAACGGCCTCTGAG TTTCTTGCGGCTCCTCCTCAACGGTACGTACGACTACATACGTCACAAGATCCTGTACGTGTTCCTTGACCACTTCCCGGAGGGCGGTCGGCAGGACGGCTGGATCGCTGACGACTACTTGCGTACCTTCCTGACACACAACGGCATGGCCAGGGTGATGGGCACCAGATTGGACGACGTCTTCGTCATCAACGACGCAGATGAAATCCCAGCGCACGAGGGCCTTCTTTTCCTCAAGCTGTTCGATGGCTGGACAGAGCCTTTTGCCATCCACATGCGCAAG TCACTGTATGGATTTTTCTGGAAGCAGTTCGGCTCTCTAGAGGTGGTTTCAGGCTGCACGGTGGGGATGCTCCACGACGTCTACGACGGCGACGGTATCAAGCTCCGCCGTCGCGAATACTACACTATGCCGGGTTTCCGTAAGTACGAGAACGACACAGGCCACATCCTGGTGCAGTGGTCGGTGGGCAGCCCCTTCCACTTCGCCGGGTGGCACTGCTCCTGGTGCTTCACGCCCGAAGGGATCTACTTCAAGCTGGTGTCGGCGCAGAACGGAGACTTCCCGCGGTGGGGCGACTATGAGGACAAGCGTGACCTCAACTACATCCGCGATCTGATCAGGACCGGGGGCTGGTTCGATGGCTCCCTGCAGGAATATCCCCCTGTGGACCCCAAAGAGCACATGTACGCCCCCAAGTACATGTTGGAGCACTATGACAGGTACCACTACCTCCTGGAGAACCCTTACAGCAAAGTGTCCAGACCGAGTGAGGGATAG
- the mgat3b gene encoding beta-1,4-mannosyl-glycoprotein 4-beta-N-acetylglucosaminyltransferase isoform X2, whose protein sequence is MGRRKCDRMKMRRHRVFLLCTVGLCVISFLHYYKALHYVSLLRELSAPYPNIKSFIMVTGFFWREKGVATTPISPASPEEAPPLPVLHQLDSKARAMAVAVGGGGRGEGAGEGGGGGGMSPGIEGVVVGGVRIVGSAGLEMRLRDEPAPPHPWQKPQENQRGDTPNENIAEGNLKPRNPSHPAGPDLAEVPLVGKEHMELFGQEKLLDPVETMGDLHIRTHQLQDDETPYFVRTKAGALCFRQGTEVATPKEYSGKSGGAVVNGGGEGARAGTAGQRKPLEFQQQTSIAPRAKARTRGNGKRLVKCVCRPGWHGPYCGVPTMVYHSNLPTKERLTPRETPRRVINAINVNHEFDLLHVRFHELAQAVDLFIVCESNFTAYGEKRPLSFLRLLLNGTYDYIRHKILYVFLDHFPEGGRQDGWIADDYLRTFLTHNGMARVMGTRLDDVFVINDADEIPAHEGLLFLKLFDGWTEPFAIHMRKSLYGFFWKQFGSLEVVSGCTVGMLHDVYDGDGIKLRRREYYTMPGFRKYENDTGHILVQWSVGSPFHFAGWHCSWCFTPEGIYFKLVSAQNGDFPRWGDYEDKRDLNYIRDLIRTGGWFDGSLQEYPPVDPKEHMYAPKYMLEHYDRYHYLLENPYSKVSRPSEG, encoded by the exons GATGAAAATGCGGCGGCACAGGGTGTTCTTGCTGTGCACGGTGGGCCTGTGCGtcatctccttcctccactACTACAAGGCCCTCCACTACGTCTCCCTGCTGCGTGAGCTCTCCGCCCCGTACCCCAACATCAAGTCCTTCATCATGGTCACCGGCTTCTTTTGGAGAGAGAAGGGTGTGGCCACCACCCCAATCAGCCCCGCCTCCCCTGAAGAGGCCCCTCCGCTACCGGTTCTCCATCAGTTGGACAGCAAAGCTAGAGCCATGGCAGTTGCtgtgggaggaggtggaagggGAGAGggtgcaggagaaggaggaggaggaggagggatgagtCCAGGGATTGAGGGCGTCGTGGTTGGAGGTGTTAGAATCGTTGGCAGCGCAGGGCTAGAGATGAGGTTGAGGGACGAGCCAGCGCCCCCTCACCCCTGGCAGAAACCACAGGAGAACCAGCGGGGAGACACTCCGAATGAG AACATAGCTGAAGGTAACCTGAAGCCACGTAACCCCAGCCACCCTGCCGGGCCTGACCTCGCAGAGGTACCATTGGTTGGGAAAGAGCACATGGAGCTGTTTGGCCAGGAGAAATTGCTGGACCCTGTAGAAACTATGGGAGACCTCCACATCCGCACCCACCAGCTTCAAGATGATGAAACCCCTTACTTTGTCCGAACCAAAGCTGGAGCCCTTTGCTTCAGGCAGGGGACAGAGGTGGCCACCCCAAAGGAGTACTCTGGGAAATCAGGGGGGGCTGTGGTCAACGGGGGCGGGGAAGGTGCTCGAGCTGGGACTGCTGGGCAGCGGAAACCTCTGGAATTCCAGCAGCAGACCTCAATAGCTCCAAGAGCCAAGGCCAGGACCAGGGGCAACGGGAAGCGGCtggtcaagtgtgtgtgtcggcCAGGGTGGCACGGACCTTACTGTGGGGTTCCCACCATGGTGTACCACTCCAATTTGCCCACCAAGGAGCGGCTGACGCCCAGAGAGACCCCGCGGAGGGTCATCAACGCCATCAACGTTAACCACGAGTTTGACTTGTTGCATGTACGCTTTCATGAGCTCGCCCAAGCCGTTGATCTGTTCATCGTTTGTGAATCCAACTTTACTGCCTACGGAGAGAAACGGCCTCTGAG TTTCTTGCGGCTCCTCCTCAACGGTACGTACGACTACATACGTCACAAGATCCTGTACGTGTTCCTTGACCACTTCCCGGAGGGCGGTCGGCAGGACGGCTGGATCGCTGACGACTACTTGCGTACCTTCCTGACACACAACGGCATGGCCAGGGTGATGGGCACCAGATTGGACGACGTCTTCGTCATCAACGACGCAGATGAAATCCCAGCGCACGAGGGCCTTCTTTTCCTCAAGCTGTTCGATGGCTGGACAGAGCCTTTTGCCATCCACATGCGCAAG TCACTGTATGGATTTTTCTGGAAGCAGTTCGGCTCTCTAGAGGTGGTTTCAGGCTGCACGGTGGGGATGCTCCACGACGTCTACGACGGCGACGGTATCAAGCTCCGCCGTCGCGAATACTACACTATGCCGGGTTTCCGTAAGTACGAGAACGACACAGGCCACATCCTGGTGCAGTGGTCGGTGGGCAGCCCCTTCCACTTCGCCGGGTGGCACTGCTCCTGGTGCTTCACGCCCGAAGGGATCTACTTCAAGCTGGTGTCGGCGCAGAACGGAGACTTCCCGCGGTGGGGCGACTATGAGGACAAGCGTGACCTCAACTACATCCGCGATCTGATCAGGACCGGGGGCTGGTTCGATGGCTCCCTGCAGGAATATCCCCCTGTGGACCCCAAAGAGCACATGTACGCCCCCAAGTACATGTTGGAGCACTATGACAGGTACCACTACCTCCTGGAGAACCCTTACAGCAAAGTGTCCAGACCGAGTGAGGGATAG